TTCTGGAAACGCCTTCGTGAGCTTGGCGAGGTGCTCTTCGACCCCCTTGACGGTCGAGAGCGCGTTGGTTCCCGGCGTCTGGAAGACCCCCAGGACCGCCGAGGGCTGACCGTCGAACCGGGCTCGCTCGGTGTAGGTCACGGTGCCGAGCTCGAGCCTTGCCACGTCGGAGAGGCGAACGATCGCCCCGCCGGGCTCCGCGCGGACGACGATGTCTCCGAATTCCTCGGCCGTGACCAGCCTGCCGGGCGCGATGATCGAGAAGCTGAACGGCTGGTCGGAGGCCGCGGGCTCCCCACCGATCTGCCCGGCGGGATTGACCGTGTTCTGGGCGAGGAGCGCCTGCTGCAGATCCTGGACGGTGAGGCCGCGCGACGCCATTTTGATGGGATCCACCCAGACCCGCATCGCGTATTGGCTCGCACCGAAGTTGATGACCTGCGCCACGCCCTCGACCCGGGAGAGCTCATCGATGACGTTGATCGTCGCGTAGTTGGCCAGGAAGGCCCCGTCGTAAGCCGCGGTGGGCGAGTGGATGGCGATCACCATCAGCGGCGACGCCGTCGTGCGCAGCACGGTGATCCCGACCGCGTTGACCTGGGCGGGGAGGAAGGGCTGCCCCTGGCTGACCCGGTTCTGCGTCAGGATCTCGTCGACGTTGGAGTCGGAGCCCACCTTGAACGTGACCCGCAGGCTCATTGACCCGTCGAGCGCGTTCGTGGACTGCATGTAGAGCATCTCCTCGACCCCGTTCACGAACTGCTCCAATGGGGTCGCGACCGACTTCTCGACGGTCAGCGCGTCCGCGCCGGGGTAGGTGGCGCTCACGACGATCTGCGGCGGGACGATGTCCGGGTACTCGGCGACGGGGAGCGAGAACGCGGCGACGGCCCCCACGAGCACGAAGACGATCGAGATCACGATCGCGACGATCGGCCTTCGAACGAAGAAGCGGATCAAGGCGTATGTCGGCCGGGGCCCGGTCCCCCGCCTCCCCCTGATTGGTTCGGGGCGCCCTTGGGCGGCGGGGCCTTCTTCAGGGGAGCCGCCGGCCGGGGCTGCACGGTCTCACCGTCCTTCACCTTCTCGACGCCCTCGACCACGACCTGCTGCCCGGCCTCGAGCGGTCCGGTCACCACGACCTCGGCCCCCACCTGCGGACCCGTCTTGACCTGAACGAAGTGGACGACGTCGTCCTCGCCGACGACCGCGATCCGCTTCAGTCCCTGCAGCTCGGAGATCGACCGCTGCTGCACCACCAGGGCGCCCTCGATCGTCTGGAAGACGACGTGGATGCGGACCGTCTGGCCGGGCCGAAGGATGGCGTCGGCGTTGGGAAAGAACGCCTCCAGGGATAGCGTTCCCGTCGACGAGTCGATGTGCCGGTCTGCGAAGCTGACCCACCCTTCCTGCGGGGATTGCACGCCGGTCATGAGCTCCAGGCGCACGCTCCGCTTCGCTGGCGAGGTCCCGGACTGCGCCAGGTCCAGGTAGTCCCGCTCCGTGATCGGAAAGATCGCGCGGATGGGATCGATCTGGGAGACGGTGGCGAGGAGGGTGGGGGTGCCGGCGCCGACGAGGTTCCCGAGCCGCACCTGGGCCGCGCCGGCGAGGCCGACGATGGGCGAGGTCACCTTGGTATAGGAGAGGT
The Vulgatibacter incomptus DNA segment above includes these coding regions:
- a CDS encoding efflux RND transporter periplasmic adaptor subunit codes for the protein MRRGATWLCLALIFGSACKLGSKKAPPPPPPVQVLVAPVAQRDVPVERIYVGTLAGYFDVEIRARVEGYLLGQHYKEGTFVEKDQLLFQIDPAPFLAALHEAQGTLASARAERQRSGALAKRLEPLAKDLAVSKQDLDNAQASHRSASASVKSAEALVTQALLNLSYTKVTSPIVGLAGAAQVRLGNLVGAGTPTLLATVSQIDPIRAIFPITERDYLDLAQSGTSPAKRSVRLELMTGVQSPQEGWVSFADRHIDSSTGTLSLEAFFPNADAILRPGQTVRIHVVFQTIEGALVVQQRSISELQGLKRIAVVGEDDVVHFVQVKTGPQVGAEVVVTGPLEAGQQVVVEGVEKVKDGETVQPRPAAPLKKAPPPKGAPNQSGGGGGPGPGRHTP